From a single Bacillus pseudomycoides DSM 12442 genomic region:
- a CDS encoding M3 family metallopeptidase has product MNQMINHPTRWDLERLYPETKDPTFSTEIEIIEQLIGTYKENSDPAILSRIIQRIEKAEYYFYCLSAEHADEFTAALPHTKINKLKTEVRLLLQESNHEKSNFFENQNINFIENELKAWEDMYIQLRNRLEVHHNNEILSFGKANYLAMNGETHHERLAVFSSLTEALEKEKTVFASVLNQIGRLRNLKSNLLQEKEVLSQSLQANGISKNALLEMWNAIEGNLEKLSSVIAFHKRSKETFTWHDLMTLEENNQVQIPFSIAVENIYEALKDIDEELAQFAQHAIMNGWVDAEPRDNKPPSGFCAPFLSEGESRISLRYDETIDSVRILAHELGHAWHFYVMSNEQSTAFLDDYLPMCMAESASIFFEMVLVDYLVKIAESEELRKSLLSWKIRNSFNYVMAIRASFQFEQTFYEESQKGHLSADELERLSILSQKAAYGNSLTEYQPFVWMKYGQFYTASVPFYNYPYTFGYLLSLGLLEIAKQDGSEFHSKYKKFLCETGKRPVEELVKQYFHIDLADNEFWEKALLQINKDIDEYLQFVQEEV; this is encoded by the coding sequence ATGAATCAAATGATCAATCATCCAACGCGATGGGATTTGGAAAGGTTATATCCTGAAACAAAAGATCCTACGTTTTCTACAGAAATAGAGATAATCGAACAATTAATAGGAACATATAAAGAAAATAGCGACCCAGCAATCCTCTCAAGAATTATACAAAGAATTGAAAAGGCAGAGTATTACTTTTATTGTCTTTCTGCTGAACACGCAGATGAATTTACAGCTGCTTTACCTCATACAAAAATAAATAAGTTGAAAACAGAGGTTCGTTTATTACTACAAGAATCGAATCATGAAAAAAGTAACTTCTTCGAAAATCAAAATATCAACTTTATAGAAAATGAATTAAAAGCTTGGGAAGACATGTACATACAATTACGAAATAGATTAGAAGTACATCATAATAACGAGATATTATCATTTGGAAAAGCAAATTATCTTGCGATGAATGGTGAAACTCATCATGAAAGATTAGCGGTATTTTCTTCTCTTACAGAGGCATTGGAAAAGGAGAAAACAGTATTTGCTAGCGTACTTAATCAAATAGGTAGATTGCGTAACCTAAAAAGTAACCTGTTACAAGAAAAGGAGGTATTGTCACAATCGCTTCAAGCAAACGGTATTTCTAAAAATGCATTATTGGAAATGTGGAATGCTATTGAAGGGAATCTTGAAAAGTTATCGAGTGTTATAGCGTTTCATAAAAGAAGTAAGGAGACGTTTACTTGGCATGATTTGATGACATTGGAAGAAAATAATCAGGTTCAAATTCCGTTTTCAATAGCAGTAGAAAATATATATGAGGCCTTAAAGGATATCGATGAAGAACTAGCTCAATTTGCACAGCACGCTATTATGAATGGTTGGGTTGATGCTGAGCCAAGAGATAATAAGCCACCTAGTGGATTTTGCGCTCCTTTTTTAAGTGAAGGAGAATCTCGAATTTCATTACGGTATGATGAAACAATTGATAGTGTAAGAATATTAGCTCATGAATTAGGGCATGCATGGCATTTTTATGTAATGAGCAATGAGCAGTCTACTGCTTTTTTAGATGACTACCTTCCAATGTGTATGGCAGAATCAGCATCTATTTTCTTTGAGATGGTACTTGTAGATTACTTAGTTAAAATAGCAGAAAGTGAAGAACTGAGAAAATCATTGCTTAGCTGGAAAATCAGAAATAGCTTTAATTATGTAATGGCCATTCGAGCTTCATTTCAATTTGAGCAAACATTTTATGAAGAAAGTCAAAAGGGACATTTAAGTGCGGATGAATTAGAGAGATTATCTATACTTTCACAAAAAGCAGCTTATGGAAATTCTTTAACAGAATATCAACCTTTTGTTTGGATGAAATATGGTCAATTTTATACAGCGAGTGTTCCTTTTTACAATTATCCATATACATTTGGTTATCTACTAAGTTTAGGATTATTAGAAATTGCAAAACAAGATGGTAGTGAGTTTCATTCTAAATACAAAAAATTCTTGTGTGAGACTGGAAAACGCCCAGTCGAAGAGTTGGTGAAACAATACTTTCACATCGACCTTGCTGATAATGAGTTTTGGGAGAAAGCATTACTTCAAATAAATAAGGATATTGATGAGTATTTACAGTTTGTACAAGAGGAAGTTTAA
- a CDS encoding LysR substrate-binding domain-containing protein, producing MDIRKMRYFIMVAEELNFSRAAERLRMAQPPLSQEIRKLEEELGVQLFHRTKRMVELTDAGKIFLEGSQQTLFQLERAIKETQLAAEGKIGNLIIGFVDSTEIVIEVLNKFRERFPKIHLILREMTTEQQLKALYEKQIHIGFIRSKQNNGILSSEVCSEESLRLVLHQDHPFTSLPEIPLQLLIDEPFILFPRHFGPNFYDLIINYFGDHGVSLNVVQEAVQMQTIVNLVATGMGVSVVPSSVESYKRPGVIYKKIQETTPKVNLYVGWRQDEKSAVVDHFLTVVREVYSILQLDHQE from the coding sequence ATGGATATTAGGAAAATGCGATATTTCATAATGGTGGCAGAAGAATTGAATTTTAGTCGTGCAGCAGAACGTCTTAGGATGGCACAACCTCCTCTAAGCCAAGAAATTCGTAAATTAGAAGAAGAATTGGGAGTTCAACTTTTTCATCGAACAAAAAGAATGGTTGAACTTACGGATGCTGGGAAGATATTTTTAGAAGGATCTCAACAAACACTGTTTCAATTAGAAAGAGCCATAAAAGAAACACAACTTGCAGCTGAAGGAAAAATAGGGAACTTAATAATCGGTTTTGTCGATTCCACAGAAATCGTTATAGAAGTTCTTAATAAATTTCGAGAACGCTTTCCTAAAATCCATCTTATATTGCGTGAAATGACAACGGAGCAGCAACTAAAAGCACTCTATGAGAAACAAATTCATATTGGATTTATTCGTTCTAAACAGAACAACGGGATACTATCTTCTGAAGTTTGTTCTGAAGAATCTTTAAGATTGGTTTTACATCAAGATCACCCTTTCACCTCATTGCCCGAAATTCCACTCCAATTGTTAATTGATGAACCATTTATTTTGTTTCCTCGTCATTTTGGTCCGAATTTTTATGATTTAATTATTAACTATTTTGGGGATCATGGTGTAAGTTTAAATGTTGTTCAAGAAGCTGTTCAAATGCAAACTATTGTTAATTTAGTTGCAACAGGAATGGGAGTTTCTGTCGTTCCATCGTCGGTGGAAAGTTATAAACGTCCTGGGGTTATCTATAAAAAAATCCAAGAGACTACACCAAAAGTAAATCTATATGTTGGATGGAGACAGGATGAAAAATCTGCAGTAGTAGATCATTTCTTAACAGTTGTTAGAGAGGTGTATTCGATTTTACAACTTGATCACCAAGAATAA
- a CDS encoding aldo/keto reductase family protein, with the protein MEFSKLGNSGLTISKIAYGNWINHGGKVDEDTAKECVKAALDVGITTVDTADVYSDTKAEEVLGRSLQGIRRESIELCTKVCHPTGNGQNDKGLSRKHILENCNASLRRLQTDYIDVYYAHRFDPTTPLEETMLAFADLVRQGKVLYIGVSEWTAEQITRGATLSRELNIPLIASQPQYSMLWRVIETDVIPTCQREGLGQVVWSPLAQGVLTGKYHPKKPVPTQSRANSPAGKPFFYNLAQRWMNDNVLTAIQKLKPIAQEIDLTLAQLAVAWVLQNQNVSSAIIGASRPEQVRENVFASDVKLKPEIMNQIDKVLEGFVEYDPSKTG; encoded by the coding sequence ATGGAGTTTAGTAAACTTGGCAATAGCGGATTAACAATAAGCAAGATTGCATACGGAAACTGGATAAATCATGGGGGTAAAGTAGATGAGGATACTGCAAAAGAGTGTGTTAAAGCAGCACTAGATGTCGGTATAACAACAGTCGATACTGCTGATGTTTATTCAGACACTAAAGCTGAAGAAGTACTCGGCCGGTCTTTACAAGGTATACGACGGGAGAGCATTGAACTATGTACAAAGGTGTGCCATCCGACTGGGAATGGGCAAAACGATAAAGGTTTATCACGAAAACATATTCTAGAAAATTGTAATGCATCGCTGCGTCGGTTACAGACCGACTATATTGATGTCTATTATGCACACAGATTTGACCCAACTACTCCTCTTGAAGAAACGATGTTAGCTTTCGCAGATCTTGTAAGACAAGGTAAAGTGCTTTATATCGGTGTAAGTGAATGGACAGCAGAACAAATCACCCGTGGTGCAACACTTTCACGGGAATTGAATATTCCGCTCATCGCTAGCCAACCCCAGTATTCAATGTTGTGGAGAGTTATCGAAACCGATGTGATACCAACCTGTCAACGTGAGGGACTTGGGCAAGTAGTATGGTCGCCTCTCGCACAAGGTGTTCTCACTGGAAAATATCACCCCAAAAAACCAGTACCAACTCAATCACGTGCTAATTCTCCTGCTGGCAAACCATTTTTTTATAATCTTGCACAACGTTGGATGAATGACAATGTGCTCACTGCTATCCAGAAGCTCAAACCCATCGCACAAGAGATTGATCTTACCCTCGCTCAACTCGCAGTAGCTTGGGTACTACAAAACCAGAATGTTTCCTCAGCAATTATCGGTGCCTCGAGACCGGAACAGGTAAGAGAGAATGTGTTCGCTTCTGATGTCAAACTGAAACCTGAAATAATGAATCAGATTGACAAAGTACTAGAAGGTTTCGTTGAGTACGATCCGAGTAAAACAGGTTAA
- a CDS encoding endonuclease I family protein produces MPFQKIKLSMVAISSFFILGSSSLSFTDTTYAEVVSASPKAEMILTQEVTVKNYDDTYYNSAKGKAGSELKKELHNIIDNHTKISYSAVWEALRDTDEDPNNKNNVLLLYTGRSQGKFTNGSGVDNWNREHVWAKSHGDFGTAAGPGTDLHHLRATDVSVNSSRGNLDFDNGGVSHSEATECKYDSDSWEPRDSVKGDIARMLFYMAVRYEGDNGEVDLELNEKVNNNKDPYMGKLSVLLKWNEQDPVDDLERKRNEVIFTKYQHNRNPFIDHPEWANEIWK; encoded by the coding sequence ATGCCATTTCAAAAAATAAAACTAAGTATGGTTGCTATTTCTTCATTCTTTATTTTAGGTTCCTCGTCCTTATCATTTACAGATACTACATATGCTGAAGTAGTGTCTGCGTCTCCGAAAGCAGAGATGATTTTAACACAAGAGGTTACTGTAAAAAATTATGATGATACATATTATAATAGCGCAAAGGGAAAAGCGGGTTCAGAATTAAAAAAGGAGCTTCATAATATTATTGATAATCATACAAAGATATCATACAGTGCGGTTTGGGAAGCACTAAGAGATACTGATGAAGATCCAAATAATAAAAACAATGTTCTTCTCTTATATACAGGACGTTCGCAAGGGAAATTTACAAATGGTTCAGGGGTCGATAATTGGAACCGAGAGCATGTTTGGGCAAAATCTCACGGTGATTTTGGGACAGCTGCAGGACCAGGAACGGACCTTCACCATTTAAGAGCTACGGATGTATCTGTCAATAGTTCACGTGGGAATTTGGATTTTGATAATGGCGGTGTGAGTCATTCAGAAGCAACAGAATGTAAATACGATAGTGATTCTTGGGAACCTCGTGATAGTGTAAAAGGAGATATTGCTAGAATGTTATTTTACATGGCTGTTCGTTATGAAGGAGACAATGGCGAAGTAGATTTAGAGCTTAATGAAAAAGTGAATAACAATAAAGATCCATATATGGGGAAACTATCTGTTTTACTAAAATGGAATGAACAAGACCCTGTCGATGATTTGGAACGAAAGCGTAATGAAGTTATTTTTACAAAATATCAACATAATCGTAATCCATTTATTGATCATCCTGAATGGGCAAATGAAATTTGGAAATAA
- a CDS encoding zinc dependent phospholipase C family protein, with protein sequence MKKKLCTLAFVTAISSIAMTIPTETYACGIDEVMKQENQEHKRVKRWSAEHPHHPNESTHLWIARNAIQIMGRNQDKTVQANELQFLNTPEYKELFERGLYDADYLDEFNDGGTGTIGIDGLIKGGWKSHFYDPDTRKNYKGEEEPTALSQGDKYFKLAGEYFKKDDRKQAFYYLGVATHYFTDATQPMHAANFTAVDMSALKFHSAFENYVTTIQTQYEVSDGEGVYNLVNSNDPKQWIHETAKLAKVEIGNITNDEIKSHYNKGNNTLWQEEVMPAVQRSLEKAQRNTAGFIHLWFNTFVGNTAAEDIENTIVKDSKGEAIQDNKKYFVVPSEFLNRGLTFEVYAANDYALLSNHVDDNKVHGTPVQFVFDKENNGILHRGESVLLKMTQSNYDNYVFLNYSNMTNWVHLAKQKANTAQFKVYPNPNNSAEYYLYTDGYPVNYQENGKGKSWIVLGKKTDQPKAWKFIQAE encoded by the coding sequence ATGAAAAAGAAATTATGTACACTAGCTTTTGTAACAGCAATATCTTCTATTGCAATGACAATTCCAACAGAAACATATGCTTGTGGAATTGACGAAGTAATGAAACAGGAAAACCAAGAGCACAAACGTGTGAAAAGATGGTCTGCGGAGCATCCGCACCATCCTAATGAAAGCACACATTTATGGATTGCACGAAACGCAATTCAAATTATGGGTCGTAATCAAGATAAGACGGTTCAAGCAAATGAATTACAATTTTTAAATACTCCTGAATATAAGGAGTTATTTGAAAGAGGTCTTTATGATGCCGATTACCTTGATGAATTTAACGATGGCGGTACAGGTACGATAGGCATTGATGGGCTAATTAAGGGAGGATGGAAATCTCACTTCTACGATCCTGATACGAGAAAGAACTATAAAGGAGAAGAAGAACCAACAGCTCTCTCGCAAGGAGATAAATATTTTAAATTAGCAGGTGAATACTTTAAGAAGGATGACCGAAAACAAGCTTTTTATTATTTAGGTGTTGCGACGCACTACTTCACAGATGCTACTCAGCCAATGCATGCTGCTAATTTTACAGCCGTCGACATGAGTGCTTTAAAGTTTCATAGCGCTTTTGAAAATTATGTGACGACAATTCAGACACAGTATGAAGTATCTGATGGTGAGGGCGTATATAATTTAGTGAATTCTAATGATCCAAAACAGTGGATCCATGAAACAGCGAAACTCGCAAAAGTGGAAATCGGGAACATTACCAATGACGAGATTAAATCTCACTATAATAAAGGAAACAATACTCTTTGGCAAGAAGAAGTTATGCCAGCTGTTCAGAGAAGTTTAGAAAAAGCTCAAAGAAATACAGCGGGATTTATTCATTTATGGTTTAACACATTTGTTGGAAATACTGCTGCTGAAGATATTGAAAATACGATAGTAAAAGATTCTAAAGGAGAAGCAATACAAGATAATAAAAAATACTTCGTAGTACCAAGTGAGTTTCTAAATAGAGGTTTGACCTTTGAAGTATATGCTGCGAATGATTACGCACTATTATCTAATCATGTAGATGATAATAAAGTTCACGGTACACCTGTTCAGTTTGTATTTGATAAAGAGAATAATGGAATCCTCCATCGCGGAGAAAGTGTACTGCTGAAAATGACGCAATCCAACTATGATAATTACGTATTTCTTAATTACTCCAACATGACAAATTGGGTACATCTTGCGAAACAAAAAGCAAATACTGCACAGTTTAAAGTGTATCCAAATCCGAATAATTCAGCTGAATATTACCTATATACAGATGGATACCCAGTAAATTATCAAGAAAATGGTAAAGGGAAGAGCTGGATTGTGTTAGGAAAGAAAACGGATCAACCAAAAGCATGGAAATTTATACAGGCTGAATAG
- a CDS encoding DegV family protein, translated as MSVKIITDSAADLPKELLQAYDIDLIPLRVYDEAETEYLDGVTLDSVQLLQKMREGEVFKTSLPSLETFQEKFVTYAKQSTPCIYVAFSSELSGTYQSSVVIKEEVQETYADFDLEIIDTKCASLGQGLVVLEAAKMAKEGASKEEILKRIAFLTKHMEHIFTVADLQYLVRGGRLSKVAGFIGGLLNIKPILNVEEGKLVPLEKIRGRKKVLGRIVDIMEERGKDLKGQTVGITHGDDLETANALKALITEKFGCDVFIVNTIGAAIGAHTGPGVLTLFFLNEVE; from the coding sequence ATGAGCGTTAAAATCATTACGGATAGTGCTGCTGATTTACCAAAAGAATTGCTGCAAGCTTATGATATAGATTTGATTCCACTCCGTGTATATGATGAGGCAGAAACAGAGTATTTAGATGGAGTAACATTAGATTCGGTTCAATTATTACAAAAGATGAGAGAAGGCGAGGTATTTAAGACATCGCTGCCATCATTAGAAACATTCCAAGAAAAGTTCGTTACATATGCAAAGCAAAGTACACCTTGTATATATGTAGCTTTCTCTTCTGAACTTTCTGGTACATATCAATCTTCAGTAGTGATTAAAGAAGAAGTACAAGAAACATATGCAGATTTCGATTTAGAAATTATTGATACAAAATGCGCTTCACTTGGTCAAGGTCTTGTTGTATTAGAAGCTGCGAAAATGGCTAAAGAAGGTGCATCAAAAGAAGAAATTTTGAAACGAATTGCTTTTCTAACAAAACATATGGAGCATATCTTTACAGTTGCTGATTTGCAGTATCTTGTTAGAGGTGGTCGTTTAAGTAAGGTAGCTGGATTTATTGGTGGTTTATTAAATATTAAGCCGATTCTAAATGTGGAAGAAGGAAAGCTTGTACCACTTGAAAAGATTAGAGGTAGAAAGAAAGTTTTAGGCCGAATTGTCGATATAATGGAAGAGCGAGGAAAAGACCTTAAAGGTCAAACAGTTGGCATTACACATGGTGATGATTTAGAAACTGCGAATGCATTAAAAGCGTTAATTACTGAAAAATTTGGCTGTGATGTGTTTATTGTAAATACAATTGGAGCAGCAATCGGTGCGCATACAGGACCAGGTGTTTTAACATTGTTCTTCTTAAATGAAGTAGAGTAA
- a CDS encoding GNAT family N-acetyltransferase encodes MKIKFASPEDLEWINSQYKSVGFVPSDLKKDKVAIVTYNGEYVGLGRLVKIDQSTLEMGGIYILPKFRGYKLAGDLLSFLVDEAKQSNVPNIYCIPFEELAAFYKKYGFKEINTDQEGVHPTVLNKYNWCLREYDKNVLLFKL; translated from the coding sequence ATGAAAATAAAATTTGCTTCACCAGAGGATTTAGAATGGATTAACAGTCAGTATAAATCAGTTGGATTTGTGCCAAGTGATTTAAAAAAAGATAAAGTGGCAATTGTGACATACAACGGAGAATATGTTGGACTTGGACGTTTAGTTAAAATTGATCAAAGCACGTTAGAAATGGGCGGTATTTATATACTTCCTAAATTCAGGGGCTATAAATTAGCAGGCGATCTCCTTTCTTTCTTAGTAGACGAAGCAAAGCAATCCAATGTACCTAATATTTATTGCATTCCTTTTGAAGAACTGGCAGCTTTTTATAAAAAATATGGTTTTAAAGAAATTAATACTGATCAAGAGGGTGTTCATCCTACTGTATTAAATAAATACAATTGGTGTTTACGGGAATATGATAAAAATGTTTTGTTGTTTAAATTATAA
- a CDS encoding YxeA family protein has product MKKLLITLIAFLVLLGLLMTAFVSFDWDLAEMKQKLGKDKMYVHITENGKEYQVDKDDPTWKRYEYNVIAYDKDGNKTSIKFDANKNLKLNAFLRVYVFDEPNSEGYKGISTYEEVQQNEIPKKALKQMDKN; this is encoded by the coding sequence ATGAAGAAACTGTTAATAACTTTGATTGCTTTTCTCGTATTATTAGGTCTTTTAATGACTGCTTTTGTAAGCTTTGATTGGGATTTAGCTGAAATGAAGCAAAAATTGGGCAAAGATAAAATGTATGTTCATATTACGGAGAACGGAAAAGAATATCAGGTAGATAAAGATGATCCTACTTGGAAGCGTTACGAGTATAACGTAATTGCATATGATAAAGATGGAAATAAGACGAGTATTAAGTTCGATGCTAATAAAAATTTAAAGCTAAATGCTTTTTTACGTGTGTATGTATTTGATGAACCAAATAGTGAGGGATATAAAGGGATTTCAACATATGAAGAAGTCCAACAAAATGAAATTCCTAAAAAAGCACTAAAGCAGATGGATAAAAACTAA
- a CDS encoding MDR family MFS transporter, whose translation MVAKNSKLSFVVAGLLLGILMASMDNTIVVTAMGTIVGDLGGLENFVWVVSAYMVAEMAGMPIFGKLSDMYGRKRFFIFGLIVFMIGSALCGTAENITQLGIYRAIQGIGGGALVPIAFTIVFDIFPPEKRGKMGGLFGAVFGLSSIFGPLLGAYITDYISWHWVFYINLPLGILSLIFIVFFYKESRVHQKQKIDWFGAITLVGAVVCLMFALELGGQKYDWDSTFILSLFAAFAILIIMFIFIERKVVEPIISFEMFKQRLFGMSTIIALFYGAAFMSATVYIPLFIQGVYGGSATNSGLLLLPMMLGSVVTAQLGGFLTSKLSYRNIMIISAVIMLGGLFLLSTLTPETSRVWLTLYMIIIGFGVGFSFSVLSMAAIHGFGMNQRGSATSTSNFIRSLGMTLGITIFGMIQRTGFQDQLEEAFKGMDGGINSNALGDSRAILSEGARSQIPPQILDKIIEALSSSIVHTFMWALVPAGLAFVFIFFMGNERMVYKKEQGKIKAETSKA comes from the coding sequence ATGGTTGCAAAGAATAGTAAACTTAGCTTTGTAGTTGCTGGTTTATTGCTAGGGATTTTAATGGCATCAATGGATAATACCATTGTTGTTACAGCGATGGGAACAATTGTTGGCGATTTAGGCGGATTAGAAAACTTTGTTTGGGTTGTATCGGCGTATATGGTAGCAGAAATGGCAGGAATGCCGATTTTCGGAAAACTATCAGATATGTATGGTAGAAAAAGATTCTTTATTTTCGGCTTAATTGTCTTTATGATTGGTTCGGCACTTTGTGGTACCGCAGAAAATATTACGCAGTTAGGTATTTATCGTGCGATCCAAGGTATTGGTGGCGGGGCACTTGTTCCAATTGCCTTTACTATTGTTTTTGATATTTTTCCGCCCGAAAAGCGCGGGAAAATGGGGGGATTATTTGGTGCGGTCTTTGGATTATCTAGTATTTTCGGTCCTTTACTTGGCGCATATATTACAGACTACATTAGCTGGCACTGGGTGTTTTATATTAACTTACCGCTTGGTATTCTATCACTTATTTTTATTGTATTCTTTTATAAAGAATCGCGCGTTCATCAAAAACAAAAGATTGATTGGTTTGGTGCAATTACACTAGTCGGTGCAGTTGTTTGTTTAATGTTCGCATTAGAACTTGGTGGACAGAAGTATGATTGGGACTCTACTTTTATTTTAAGTTTATTTGCGGCATTTGCTATTTTAATTATTATGTTTATTTTTATTGAAAGAAAAGTGGTAGAACCTATCATATCGTTTGAAATGTTTAAACAGCGCTTATTCGGGATGAGTACAATTATCGCTTTATTTTACGGGGCTGCTTTTATGTCAGCAACTGTATATATTCCTTTGTTCATTCAAGGTGTATATGGCGGATCGGCAACGAATTCTGGCTTATTACTATTGCCAATGATGTTAGGATCAGTCGTTACAGCACAGTTAGGCGGATTTTTAACATCAAAGTTAAGTTACCGCAATATCATGATTATTTCTGCTGTAATTATGCTTGGTGGATTGTTCTTATTAAGTACATTAACACCAGAAACAAGTCGTGTATGGCTAACCCTTTATATGATTATTATCGGTTTTGGTGTAGGGTTTTCATTCTCAGTATTAAGTATGGCTGCAATCCATGGCTTTGGTATGAACCAGCGCGGATCAGCAACTTCAACGAGTAACTTTATCCGCTCATTAGGAATGACACTTGGGATTACAATATTTGGTATGATTCAAAGAACAGGTTTTCAAGATCAATTAGAAGAAGCATTTAAAGGAATGGATGGCGGAATAAATAGCAACGCTCTAGGGGATTCAAGAGCAATTCTTTCAGAAGGCGCAAGATCTCAAATTCCGCCACAAATATTAGATAAAATTATTGAAGCCCTTTCAAGTTCTATCGTTCATACTTTTATGTGGGCGTTAGTTCCAGCAGGTTTAGCATTCGTGTTTATTTTCTTTATGGGGAATGAACGAATGGTATACAAGAAAGAACAAGGTAAGATAAAGGCTGAAACATCAAAAGCATAG
- a CDS encoding polymer-forming cytoskeletal protein gives MHTEKLIINGYGSSNGGEFHKVQLNGKGTVNGNIDCDEFECNGSGSVNGDLKSENTKISGSGKVDGTVSTENMRIDGKATITKDVKANNLKIAGKGTIGGTLTGEELKIRGQATIDGNCEVDIFSSEGQFTIGGLLSADEIDIDIHGTCRVKEIGGQTIKVRHRPTAFSGLFKTVFGSHLEAELLEGDNIDIDYVQIKTVRGNNVTVGPNCEIGLIEYTGVLHVDKNAKVKEIQQV, from the coding sequence ATGCATACAGAAAAATTAATTATAAATGGCTATGGTTCTTCAAATGGTGGAGAGTTCCATAAAGTACAGTTAAATGGAAAAGGAACTGTTAATGGAAATATTGACTGTGATGAATTTGAATGTAATGGGTCAGGTAGTGTAAATGGTGATTTAAAAAGCGAGAACACAAAAATTAGTGGATCCGGTAAAGTTGACGGTACAGTAAGCACTGAAAATATGCGAATTGATGGAAAAGCAACGATTACAAAAGATGTAAAGGCTAACAATTTAAAGATTGCTGGAAAAGGAACAATTGGTGGTACTTTGACAGGAGAAGAGCTTAAAATCCGTGGGCAAGCGACTATTGACGGTAATTGTGAAGTAGATATCTTTTCGTCAGAAGGGCAATTCACAATTGGTGGCTTACTAAGCGCAGATGAAATTGACATCGATATTCATGGTACATGTAGAGTAAAAGAAATAGGTGGTCAAACAATTAAAGTAAGACACAGACCAACAGCATTTAGTGGGCTTTTTAAAACGGTGTTTGGATCACATTTAGAAGCTGAATTGTTAGAAGGTGACAATATTGATATTGATTACGTGCAAATTAAAACTGTAAGAGGTAACAATGTTACAGTGGGGCCGAATTGTGAGATTGGACTTATAGAATATACGGGAGTTCTTCATGTCGATAAAAATGCAAAAGTAAAAGAAATTCAGCAAGTTTAA